In a genomic window of Nodosilinea sp. E11:
- a CDS encoding phosphodiester glycosidase family protein, with product MAHACPAMVYLTRLLLVIAFGLGGCAPWPSVPDAAGEDSVPSTAAPAIPPRYETITLPTATVHVVTIADPVRYPVRVAVVNELARVDQMAAQVCEGEGCVAAAINAGFFDPNNGLTTSHVVQDGVLVADPNQNERLIGNPDLASYMDRILNRSEFRRYDCGGTPRYEITFHQDPVPTGCALVDAVGAGPQLLPQDTSVEEGFVDRAAGRDALGSRSLNARSAVGLTADGSVVMVMAAQVPGVSPSGMTMAEMAAFMGDRDVISALNLDGGSSSTLIYGDRVHYGRLNASGELVQRPVKSILWVENLP from the coding sequence ATGGCTCACGCTTGTCCCGCTATGGTTTACCTCACCCGTTTGCTGCTGGTGATCGCTTTCGGTCTGGGGGGGTGTGCGCCCTGGCCCTCGGTGCCTGACGCTGCCGGCGAGGATAGCGTTCCCTCTACCGCAGCGCCGGCCATACCGCCCCGCTACGAAACCATCACCCTGCCCACCGCCACGGTGCATGTGGTGACGATCGCCGACCCGGTGCGATACCCGGTGCGGGTGGCGGTGGTGAATGAACTGGCGCGGGTAGACCAGATGGCGGCCCAGGTGTGTGAGGGCGAAGGATGCGTGGCTGCTGCTATTAACGCGGGCTTTTTTGACCCCAACAACGGTCTAACCACATCTCACGTTGTGCAGGATGGCGTACTGGTGGCCGACCCCAACCAGAATGAGCGACTGATCGGCAATCCCGATCTGGCTAGTTATATGGACAGAATTCTCAATCGATCAGAGTTTCGCCGCTACGATTGCGGTGGCACCCCCCGTTACGAGATCACGTTCCATCAAGACCCTGTGCCGACCGGCTGTGCGCTGGTGGATGCGGTGGGGGCTGGGCCGCAGCTGCTGCCGCAAGATACATCGGTGGAAGAGGGCTTTGTCGACCGTGCTGCGGGGCGTGATGCTCTGGGGAGTCGGTCGCTTAATGCGCGATCGGCGGTGGGGCTGACGGCTGACGGCAGTGTGGTGATGGTGATGGCGGCTCAGGTGCCGGGGGTGTCGCCCAGCGGGATGACGATGGCGGAGATGGCAGCGTTTATGGGCGATCGCGACGTTATCTCGGCACTCAACCTTGACGGCGGCAGTTCGTCAACGCTGATTTATGGCGACAGGGTTCACTACGGTCGGCTCAATGCGTCGGGAGAACTGGTGCAGCGCCCGGTGAAATCGATTCTGTGGGTTGAGAATCTCCCGTAG